One Novosphingobium sp. G106 DNA segment encodes these proteins:
- a CDS encoding aldehyde reductase yields the protein MKTVTVTGATGFVGIHCIVRLLAEGYNVRATMRSLARSADVEALIARSGIAHRGALQLFEADLNADAGWDKAVEGCEYVLHVASPFPASKPDDPDELIHPAREGTLRVVNAAIAAGAKRVVLTSSVAAVSYGHKVEGRLYDERDWTDLTGSDVDAYTQSKTLAEQAAWDRMAEVRGGTELSVIAPVGIFGPVLGEPLSTSTTLIRHMMMGHIPAVPRIYFGVVDVRDVAELHVKAMLATEAAGQRLIATAGTDRSMLELAAIVGEAFPAYRDRLPQVEIADRDAPEAIAAQIGIRRDCTSEKASRLLGWHPRSTEQAIISTAESILALGLVQ from the coding sequence ATGAAAACAGTAACTGTAACTGGGGCGACCGGGTTCGTCGGTATCCATTGCATCGTCCGCTTGCTGGCCGAAGGATACAATGTCCGCGCCACGATGCGTTCACTTGCGCGATCGGCGGACGTGGAAGCACTGATCGCGCGCTCCGGAATCGCTCACCGGGGGGCCCTGCAGCTGTTCGAGGCCGACCTCAACGCCGACGCTGGTTGGGACAAGGCGGTCGAAGGTTGCGAATACGTGCTGCACGTTGCTTCCCCATTCCCGGCGAGCAAGCCGGACGACCCCGATGAATTGATCCACCCAGCCCGCGAAGGTACCTTGCGTGTAGTCAACGCGGCCATCGCTGCAGGCGCAAAGCGGGTCGTGCTTACCTCCTCGGTTGCCGCGGTCAGCTATGGGCATAAGGTGGAAGGTCGTCTCTATGATGAACGGGACTGGACCGACCTCACCGGGTCCGACGTCGACGCCTACACCCAGTCAAAAACACTCGCGGAACAAGCGGCATGGGACAGGATGGCGGAAGTGCGCGGCGGAACCGAATTATCTGTGATCGCACCGGTTGGCATTTTCGGACCTGTGCTCGGAGAGCCGCTCTCCACGTCTACCACTCTGATCCGGCATATGATGATGGGCCACATTCCCGCCGTGCCGCGAATATATTTCGGGGTTGTAGATGTTCGCGACGTCGCAGAGCTGCATGTAAAGGCGATGCTGGCAACCGAGGCCGCCGGACAGCGCCTCATCGCGACAGCGGGGACGGATCGTTCGATGCTGGAACTCGCCGCAATCGTGGGGGAGGCATTCCCGGCCTATCGCGACAGGTTACCTCAGGTCGAGATCGCCGATCGAGACGCGCCCGAGGCGATTGCGGCGCAAATCGGTATTCGGCGGGATTGCACGTCGGAAAAGGCTTCGCGACTGCTCGGCTGGCACCCACGCAGCACGGAACAGGCAATCATCAGCACGGCGGAGAGCATCCTTGCCCTAGGATTGGTTCAATAG
- a CDS encoding acyl-CoA reductase: protein MNADVAIGPRGAVETARVIHVVKGRVVDGAETAFGSGAAAFTAPRLDIDELVWSRREPGPAFDIPTTEILDLLVATGEEMRRDTRGFMAEALDNMARTCSLERRIVENCYQDIIPVFTDRAALQFMIDQEVGGTDVLDGWRQVERPNGQRLRLRAYPPRLMHVLAGNVPSVAAGTIAQMALTKGVHLLKMPSNDLYTAPAILRTMDTVAPGHPVVRSFSAVYWRGGDATVEGAICRPQFFDKVVAWGGEAAIRGIKTYTGPGLELVSFDPKTSISLIGRDAFSSPATLAEAAELAAIDATHYNQEGCICSRFQFVEGTLDEVDRFCSVLQQNLMRERRTTSALCSKLGGDIREEIAVLREMEPDYRVWGTNDGAGLVIRSQEPVEFHPEGKIVNVVPVATLDEAARFATVATATVGVHPFSRKSALRDGLASAGVQRIVDLGQAMAAGFGTPHDGFWAFNRCMRWITEEDAPEQAEGVL from the coding sequence ATGAACGCAGACGTCGCGATCGGACCGCGTGGTGCGGTTGAAACAGCCCGAGTTATCCATGTCGTCAAGGGCAGGGTGGTTGACGGCGCCGAGACCGCTTTTGGCAGCGGTGCGGCGGCCTTCACCGCCCCTCGCCTCGACATCGACGAGCTGGTCTGGTCGCGGCGCGAGCCGGGACCGGCATTCGACATACCGACGACAGAAATACTCGACCTGCTGGTTGCAACGGGCGAGGAAATGCGCCGGGACACCCGCGGCTTCATGGCCGAGGCGCTGGACAACATGGCGCGGACCTGCTCGCTCGAACGCCGCATCGTCGAAAACTGCTATCAGGATATCATTCCCGTCTTCACCGATCGTGCAGCGCTGCAGTTCATGATCGATCAGGAAGTCGGCGGTACCGACGTGCTCGATGGCTGGCGTCAAGTGGAGCGGCCGAACGGCCAACGGTTGCGCCTGCGCGCCTATCCGCCGCGTCTGATGCATGTCCTGGCGGGCAACGTACCTAGCGTCGCCGCGGGCACGATCGCACAGATGGCCCTGACCAAGGGTGTCCACCTGCTCAAGATGCCGTCGAATGATCTTTATACCGCCCCTGCCATCCTGCGGACCATGGACACCGTCGCCCCCGGCCACCCTGTCGTTCGCTCATTTTCCGCGGTCTATTGGCGCGGCGGGGACGCAACCGTCGAAGGCGCCATCTGCCGCCCCCAGTTTTTTGACAAAGTCGTTGCCTGGGGCGGTGAGGCTGCGATCCGCGGCATCAAGACCTATACGGGCCCCGGACTGGAATTGGTAAGCTTCGATCCGAAGACCTCGATATCTCTGATCGGGCGCGATGCATTTTCCAGCCCGGCCACCTTGGCCGAGGCAGCGGAACTCGCGGCCATCGATGCCACGCACTACAATCAGGAAGGCTGCATTTGCTCCCGATTCCAGTTTGTGGAAGGCACTTTGGACGAGGTCGACAGGTTCTGCTCAGTTCTCCAGCAGAACCTCATGCGTGAGCGCCGGACGACCTCGGCGCTCTGTAGCAAGCTCGGCGGTGATATCCGCGAGGAGATTGCCGTGCTGCGGGAAATGGAGCCCGACTATCGGGTCTGGGGCACGAATGATGGCGCGGGGCTTGTCATCCGTTCGCAGGAGCCGGTGGAATTTCATCCCGAAGGCAAGATCGTCAATGTCGTCCCTGTGGCCACGCTCGATGAAGCCGCGCGTTTTGCGACGGTGGCGACGGCGACCGTCGGAGTTCATCCATTTTCCCGAAAGTCAGCGCTCCGCGACGGCCTGGCTTCGGCCGGCGTACAGCGGATCGTCGATCTCGGACAGGCGATGGCGGCGGGATTCGGTACGCCGCATGACGGTTTCTGGGCGTTCAATCGCTGCATGCGCTGGATTACGGAGGAGGATGCGCCGGAGCAGGCGGAAGGCGTCCTATGA
- a CDS encoding helix-turn-helix transcriptional regulator: protein MFDRLSFGALAIGHDMRVLFSNELANNLIGRSNVLSIRNGRLILRDTVQAKMVAELAAQPRRAQSLPIEERVLRIGRDGPTIGALLVPIGPRDVFDTAMPASLMIYLHDLRARPRASVALVGTLFGLAPAEARLAILLGEGLTLREAASRMGITENSVRTYCKSIFQKTGVGRQADIVRQIHQSIAIFAEDAALEH from the coding sequence ATGTTCGACCGCCTGTCGTTCGGCGCGCTGGCCATTGGCCACGACATGCGCGTGCTGTTTTCCAATGAGCTTGCGAATAACCTGATCGGACGCAGTAATGTGCTTTCAATCCGGAACGGTCGCCTGATACTGCGCGATACGGTCCAGGCGAAAATGGTTGCCGAACTGGCGGCGCAGCCTCGTCGAGCGCAATCCCTGCCGATCGAGGAACGGGTGCTGAGAATTGGCCGCGATGGGCCGACAATCGGCGCGCTCCTAGTGCCGATCGGACCACGTGACGTTTTCGACACGGCGATGCCTGCAAGCCTGATGATCTATCTTCACGATCTGCGCGCGCGCCCGCGAGCGTCTGTAGCCCTGGTGGGCACTCTGTTCGGCCTCGCGCCCGCCGAAGCGCGGCTGGCAATTCTGCTCGGCGAGGGACTGACGCTGCGGGAGGCCGCGAGCCGCATGGGCATCACCGAGAACAGTGTTCGGACCTATTGCAAGAGCATCTTTCAAAAGACCGGAGTTGGCAGGCAGGCAGACATAGTGCGGCAGATCCACCAAAGCATCGCGATCTTCGCCGAAGACGCTGCACTTGAGCATTGA
- a CDS encoding transketolase gives MTRNTILSRNRSVDPVRLSERADWIRLETIRLIEIAKSGHYSSVYSCAEMFSVLYYRTLRLDPANPRWADRDRFLLGKGHAAIGQYPILADLGFFPEDWLDSYTRLGSPLGDHPDMNKVPGCDFSSGSIGHNLSVGVGMALAARMQKRDYLTWVMLGDGELNEGQVWEAAMAAGHYRLSNIIAIVDANGMGLDGDIEDVMGIEPIASKFEAFGWTATEIDGHDVGSVVEAFDAAQEATGPHVIIARTKKGKGVRFMEVSPHWHLGYLGPKDKDVAIAEIGSRIAK, from the coding sequence ATGACGAGGAACACAATTCTTTCGCGTAACCGCAGCGTCGATCCAGTTCGGCTCAGCGAGCGTGCCGACTGGATTCGGCTCGAGACGATACGCCTGATCGAAATCGCCAAGAGTGGGCACTATTCAAGCGTCTATTCTTGCGCAGAAATGTTTTCCGTTCTCTATTATCGCACTCTTCGTCTCGATCCCGCGAACCCCCGATGGGCAGATCGAGATCGCTTCCTTCTGGGCAAGGGGCATGCCGCCATTGGCCAGTATCCGATCCTTGCCGATCTGGGCTTTTTCCCGGAGGATTGGCTGGACAGCTACACGCGGCTGGGCAGCCCTCTTGGCGACCACCCTGACATGAACAAGGTGCCGGGCTGCGACTTCAGCTCAGGCTCGATCGGCCACAATCTGTCGGTCGGTGTCGGCATGGCCTTGGCTGCGCGGATGCAGAAGCGGGACTACCTGACCTGGGTGATGTTGGGCGACGGTGAACTAAACGAGGGCCAGGTGTGGGAAGCCGCCATGGCGGCCGGCCACTATCGACTATCGAATATCATCGCGATCGTCGATGCCAATGGCATGGGGCTCGATGGCGATATCGAGGATGTGATGGGAATCGAGCCAATCGCGTCGAAGTTCGAAGCGTTCGGCTGGACCGCAACTGAGATCGACGGGCATGATGTCGGCAGCGTCGTCGAGGCATTCGATGCCGCGCAAGAGGCAACGGGTCCCCATGTAATCATCGCTCGCACCAAGAAGGGCAAAGGCGTGCGGTTCATGGAAGTTTCGCCGCACTGGCATCTTGGCTACCTCGGCCCGAAGGACAAGGATGTCGCGATCGCGGAAATCGGCTCGAGGATTGCCAAATGA
- a CDS encoding transketolase family protein — protein sequence MDPASWNIETSLAKLPGLTMGDELCAMAAEREDIVVLTADLASSNGTSVFRDRFPERFINTGIAEQNMMSVAAGLAASGFTPYVSTFAAFASLLCAEQLRTDMAYTKLPVRILAHHAGVSMGFYGTSHHAVEDLAIMRAMANMTVVSAADGNATRGLLRATADIPGPVYIRIGRGAEKPVYGTIPTFESGRFVKIREGADLTVIATGIGTKIAIDAADALVQDGIALRVLDAAWIKPIDRDAVLAAAAETGGILTVEEHNPNGGLGGAVAEILAEGGIATRFRRHALPDDYVLVAPPSHLYRHYGLSADGIAAAVREMVAN from the coding sequence TTGGATCCCGCAAGCTGGAACATTGAGACGTCGCTCGCCAAGCTTCCGGGACTTACGATGGGGGATGAGCTCTGCGCGATGGCCGCCGAGCGCGAAGATATTGTCGTGCTGACCGCTGATCTCGCCTCGTCGAACGGCACATCGGTTTTTCGCGACCGCTTTCCCGAGCGATTTATCAATACCGGTATCGCTGAACAGAACATGATGTCGGTTGCAGCGGGCCTCGCTGCCTCAGGTTTTACCCCCTACGTGTCGACATTCGCCGCCTTCGCGTCGCTGCTTTGCGCGGAGCAGTTGCGGACCGATATGGCCTATACCAAGCTGCCGGTGCGCATCCTGGCGCATCATGCCGGCGTCTCGATGGGTTTTTACGGTACCTCTCATCACGCGGTCGAGGACCTTGCGATCATGCGAGCCATGGCTAACATGACCGTCGTCAGCGCCGCGGACGGCAACGCCACGCGGGGCCTTCTGCGGGCTACCGCGGACATCCCGGGGCCGGTCTATATCCGCATTGGTCGCGGAGCCGAAAAGCCCGTTTACGGCACGATCCCGACATTCGAATCCGGGCGTTTCGTCAAGATCCGCGAAGGCGCCGACCTCACGGTGATAGCCACTGGCATTGGGACCAAGATTGCCATCGATGCAGCCGATGCGCTGGTCCAAGACGGCATAGCCTTGCGCGTCCTTGACGCCGCATGGATCAAACCGATCGATCGCGACGCTGTCCTCGCCGCAGCCGCTGAGACCGGCGGGATACTGACCGTTGAAGAGCATAACCCCAACGGCGGACTCGGCGGCGCGGTCGCCGAGATCCTGGCCGAAGGCGGAATTGCGACACGATTCCGGCGTCATGCGCTTCCCGACGATTACGTGTTGGTTGCGCCGCCGTCGCACCTTTACCGCCATTACGGGCTGAGCGCGGACGGTATCGCCGCCGCCGTGCGCGAGATGGTAGCCAACTGA
- a CDS encoding crotonase/enoyl-CoA hydratase family protein, with translation MIEADDRSDVNVILLQGAGKDFCSGYDLAGTYAGRLSDGRTKGEDFSYRTKIATFDDDAWNVESQQKLTTIMFDLHKPVIAKVHGNCLAGGTDIAFHCDLVFASDEARIGFPATRANGCPPNQMWLYHIGPQWTKRMLFTGDTLSGKDASKIGLVLDSVPAEELDEYVRDQARRIAAVDAELLSSFKRVVNMGLELMGAKTLQRVSAESDARAHLAAGPRRTQFKADMKNHDLKTALTNRDAPFGDGRIKLRGRA, from the coding sequence ATGATCGAGGCGGACGACCGAAGCGACGTCAACGTCATCCTGCTTCAAGGTGCGGGCAAGGATTTCTGCTCAGGCTACGATCTCGCGGGCACCTATGCCGGCCGCCTTTCCGACGGCAGGACCAAAGGCGAGGACTTCAGCTATCGCACGAAGATCGCAACCTTCGATGACGATGCGTGGAATGTCGAGAGCCAGCAGAAGCTTACGACCATCATGTTCGATCTGCACAAGCCGGTCATTGCCAAGGTTCACGGCAATTGTCTCGCAGGCGGCACGGATATCGCATTCCATTGCGATCTGGTATTCGCTTCCGACGAAGCTCGCATCGGATTTCCGGCAACGCGGGCCAATGGCTGCCCGCCTAACCAGATGTGGCTCTACCACATCGGCCCGCAATGGACGAAGCGCATGCTGTTCACCGGCGATACGTTGTCAGGGAAAGATGCGTCTAAAATCGGATTGGTTCTCGATTCCGTACCTGCTGAAGAACTCGATGAGTATGTCAGGGATCAGGCCAGACGAATTGCCGCGGTCGACGCGGAGCTTCTCTCCAGTTTCAAGCGGGTCGTCAACATGGGCCTCGAACTCATGGGCGCCAAGACCCTGCAGCGGGTTTCTGCAGAATCCGATGCGCGTGCACACCTTGCGGCAGGCCCCCGGCGCACCCAGTTCAAGGCCGACATGAAGAACCACGACTTGAAGACGGCACTGACCAACCGCGACGCGCCTTTCGGTGACGGCCGCATCAAACTGCGCGGAAGGGCTTGA
- a CDS encoding sugar phosphate isomerase/epimerase, which translates to MRTISLDQLTVCGERPAELVEIAASAGYGAISCMLDGNAEVPAVSLHAGDPDTTAMRKRLRDTGVFINVADGFPLSPVVSMERLREGVDLMAEMGARKIVTLNFDPDPARSFDSFCTLREWCQAANLPLLIEFTPLSQIASLADALAFRGRAGADGVGVLVDLLHLNQSGGSPADIACLGMDVIGGGQLCDGPLRSDMETYLYNAIYERGVPGEGELPVREFLRSLPEALVFGLEVPMRSRALAGASAMERALLLMNVTRSLLAAEGL; encoded by the coding sequence ATGAGGACCATATCCCTCGACCAGCTCACGGTGTGCGGTGAGCGACCGGCAGAGCTTGTGGAAATCGCAGCGAGCGCGGGATACGGTGCCATCAGTTGCATGCTCGACGGCAATGCCGAGGTCCCGGCGGTATCGCTGCATGCCGGGGATCCCGACACGACTGCCATGCGAAAGCGGCTCAGGGACACGGGCGTTTTCATCAATGTTGCCGACGGTTTTCCGCTTTCGCCTGTGGTCTCTATGGAACGCCTGCGCGAGGGCGTGGATTTGATGGCCGAAATGGGCGCACGCAAGATCGTCACGCTCAATTTCGATCCCGATCCGGCGCGCTCGTTCGACAGCTTCTGCACCTTGCGCGAATGGTGCCAGGCCGCGAACCTGCCGCTGCTCATCGAGTTCACTCCGCTATCGCAGATCGCATCGCTTGCCGATGCTCTCGCATTTCGTGGCCGCGCTGGGGCGGACGGAGTCGGGGTGCTCGTGGACTTGCTTCACTTGAACCAGTCGGGCGGGTCTCCCGCAGACATCGCCTGCCTGGGCATGGACGTAATCGGTGGGGGCCAGCTGTGCGACGGCCCCCTTCGGAGCGACATGGAAACCTATCTCTACAATGCGATCTATGAACGCGGCGTGCCCGGTGAGGGTGAGCTTCCTGTCCGAGAGTTCCTGAGGAGTCTGCCGGAAGCACTGGTCTTCGGCCTAGAAGTGCCGATGCGCAGCCGCGCGCTTGCGGGCGCGAGTGCTATGGAGCGAGCTTTGCTCCTAATGAATGTAACGCGCTCACTGCTTGCGGCCGAAGGCTTGTAG
- a CDS encoding VOC family protein, with product MHIEGDFYQIGIVVKDIDAGMALYRNMLGLGPFWRLDTHYEGRYRDWTGTFANRNAFTKWGDVYLEMVEPGLGEGNAKEWLTTRGEGIFHLGYAVDDMRRRPEGVECVFESWSSRLANGDAAVVHLDTVDELGYFVELSDRAMVRNLNARIDDFMASAQSTAVE from the coding sequence ATGCATATCGAAGGCGATTTCTATCAAATCGGCATAGTCGTGAAGGATATCGACGCAGGCATGGCGCTTTATCGCAATATGCTGGGCCTCGGCCCGTTCTGGCGCCTCGATACGCATTATGAAGGGCGTTACCGCGACTGGACAGGGACATTCGCAAACCGAAATGCATTCACCAAGTGGGGCGACGTCTATCTGGAAATGGTGGAACCTGGGCTCGGCGAGGGCAATGCCAAGGAGTGGCTGACGACGCGCGGCGAAGGCATCTTCCATCTCGGCTATGCGGTCGACGACATGCGGCGGCGACCTGAGGGCGTAGAGTGCGTTTTCGAATCCTGGAGCTCGCGGCTGGCCAACGGCGATGCCGCCGTGGTCCATCTGGATACCGTCGACGAGCTCGGCTATTTTGTCGAATTGTCCGACCGCGCCATGGTGCGAAATCTGAACGCTAGGATCGACGATTTCATGGCGTCGGCGCAGTCCACGGCGGTGGAATGA
- a CDS encoding SDR family NAD(P)-dependent oxidoreductase, whose protein sequence is MGRLEGKNALVLGASRAGNMGQAIARRFIAEGAKVAVSGRGQDGIEAFADEYGAVAIECDVSSKASVFSMMARFEKEIGPLHVAVNAAATGQYGAFEETSEAEIDEMLAIIFKGGFFFMQAAVGAMKRAGGGSIADLTSQVATMMFENHAAYMGAKAGLEHVTRTVANEFGQYNIRANNVAPGLTITPMTEGVMVPGMAEAFARETPLGRLNTIDDIAAVTLFAVSDECFMTGQTFHTTGGIDLRKLPSAVEIAASIEAAAR, encoded by the coding sequence ATGGGTCGTCTGGAAGGCAAGAACGCGTTGGTCCTCGGCGCCTCGAGGGCGGGCAACATGGGGCAGGCAATTGCCCGCAGATTTATCGCCGAGGGGGCCAAGGTCGCGGTATCGGGCCGCGGCCAGGATGGGATCGAGGCATTTGCAGACGAATACGGAGCCGTTGCAATAGAGTGCGACGTTTCTTCCAAAGCATCTGTCTTTTCGATGATGGCCCGGTTCGAAAAGGAAATCGGGCCTCTCCACGTCGCCGTCAACGCCGCCGCGACTGGCCAGTATGGTGCCTTCGAGGAAACCAGCGAGGCCGAAATCGACGAGATGCTCGCGATCATCTTTAAGGGTGGCTTTTTCTTCATGCAGGCTGCCGTAGGCGCAATGAAGAGGGCCGGCGGCGGCTCAATTGCAGATCTGACCTCGCAAGTTGCGACCATGATGTTCGAAAATCATGCCGCCTACATGGGAGCAAAGGCGGGCCTGGAGCATGTGACCCGGACGGTCGCCAACGAGTTCGGCCAGTACAACATCCGCGCCAACAATGTCGCGCCCGGACTGACCATCACGCCCATGACCGAGGGGGTGATGGTGCCGGGTATGGCAGAGGCCTTCGCTCGCGAAACGCCGCTGGGCCGGCTTAACACCATTGACGACATTGCTGCCGTGACGCTTTTTGCCGTGTCCGATGAGTGCTTCATGACCGGGCAAACGTTTCATACCACCGGCGGGATCGACCTGCGAAAGTTGCCCAGCGCGGTTGAAATCGCGGCGTCGATCGAGGCGGCTGCCCGATGA